A genomic window from Paenibacillus sp. FSL K6-0276 includes:
- a CDS encoding organic hydroperoxide resistance protein, whose translation MMTIQQKMYETTVKAVGGRNGYIESESPKLSLTISTPREMGGAGGEGTNPEQLFAAGYSACFDSALNMVARIGKVKIEGSEVTATVSFGKVEDGGFGIAVKLDVLVKGVDRETATSLVEAAHGACPYSRATRGNIAVELNVL comes from the coding sequence ATGATGACCATCCAGCAAAAAATGTATGAAACCACTGTTAAAGCCGTAGGTGGAAGAAACGGTTATATCGAATCAGAAAGTCCTAAGCTCAGCCTTACAATCAGCACACCACGTGAAATGGGAGGCGCCGGTGGCGAAGGCACAAATCCAGAACAATTATTTGCAGCCGGATATTCCGCATGCTTCGATAGCGCTCTAAACATGGTTGCTCGAATCGGAAAAGTGAAAATTGAAGGCAGCGAAGTAACGGCTACAGTCAGCTTCGGTAAAGTTGAAGATGGAGGTTTTGGCATTGCGGTTAAGCTTGATGTGCTGGTTAAAGGAGTCGACAGAGAAACCGCAACCTCTTTAGTAGAAGCTGCTCATGGAGCTTGCCCATACTCCCGCGCAACCCGTGGCAATATCGCCGTAGAATTGAATGTATTGTAA
- the sucD gene encoding succinate--CoA ligase subunit alpha, whose amino-acid sequence MSILVDKNTKVITQGITGATGLFHTKGALDYGTQMVGGVTPGKGGTTVNITLENGSEVSLPVFDTVTAAKAATGATASVIYVPPAFAADSIMEAVDAELDLVICITEGIPVLDMVKVSRYMEGRSTVLIGPNCPGVITPGECKIGIMPGYIHMPGYVGVVSRSGTLTYEAVHQLTTRGIGQSSAVGIGGDPVKGSEFIDILKLFNEDPGTKAVIMIGEIGGTAEEEAAEWIREHMTKPVVGFIGGATAPPGKRMGHAGAIISGGKGTASEKIAVLEACGIKVAPTPAEMGSTLVSVLEERGILNAFTSH is encoded by the coding sequence ATGAGCATTCTTGTAGATAAAAATACGAAAGTTATCACGCAAGGTATTACGGGAGCAACGGGCTTGTTCCATACTAAGGGTGCGCTTGATTATGGAACACAGATGGTTGGAGGAGTAACGCCGGGTAAAGGTGGAACGACAGTTAATATCACCCTTGAAAATGGCAGTGAAGTTAGTCTTCCGGTATTTGATACAGTCACAGCTGCTAAGGCAGCTACTGGTGCAACTGCTAGTGTGATTTATGTACCGCCAGCATTCGCAGCAGACTCCATCATGGAGGCTGTAGATGCAGAGCTGGATTTGGTTATCTGTATTACCGAAGGTATTCCTGTGCTTGATATGGTAAAAGTCTCTCGTTATATGGAAGGCCGTTCTACTGTATTGATTGGTCCAAACTGTCCGGGTGTTATCACTCCTGGAGAGTGTAAGATTGGAATCATGCCTGGTTATATTCATATGCCTGGTTATGTAGGAGTGGTCTCGCGTAGCGGAACGTTAACCTATGAGGCGGTTCATCAGCTGACCACGCGTGGAATTGGGCAATCTTCGGCTGTAGGTATTGGCGGAGACCCGGTGAAAGGCTCTGAGTTTATTGATATTTTGAAGCTGTTTAATGAAGATCCGGGTACGAAGGCAGTGATCATGATCGGAGAGATCGGTGGAACTGCAGAGGAAGAAGCGGCAGAGTGGATTCGTGAACACATGACCAAGCCAGTTGTAGGCTTCATTGGAGGAGCAACTGCACCTCCAGGCAAACGAATGGGGCATGCTGGTGCTATCATTTCTGGAGGTAAAGGTACAGCTAGCGAAAAAATTGCCGTACTGGAAGCTTGCGGAATCAAAGTAGCCCCTACGCCTGCTGAAATGGGTTCAACACTTGTAAGTGTGCTTGAAGAGCGCGGTATTCTCAATGCTTTTACATCGCACTAA
- a CDS encoding EscU/YscU/HrcU family type III secretion system export apparatus switch protein, protein MNEPVQPISQGLKKAVALKYSPGQSEAPVVVAKGQGAIADLILQKAKESGVAVQEDAALVEVLSKIDLDQQIPSELYQLVAEILSFVYQSDRSAGERRPE, encoded by the coding sequence ATGAATGAGCCTGTACAACCCATTTCACAAGGGCTCAAAAAAGCGGTTGCCCTCAAATATAGTCCAGGGCAAAGCGAAGCTCCTGTCGTTGTTGCCAAAGGACAAGGGGCGATAGCGGATCTGATTCTGCAAAAGGCCAAAGAAAGCGGGGTTGCTGTTCAGGAGGACGCAGCCCTCGTAGAGGTTCTTTCAAAGATCGATCTAGATCAACAGATCCCTTCTGAACTCTATCAGCTAGTGGCAGAAATCCTAAGCTTTGTGTATCAGAGCGACCGTTCCGCCGGTGAACGGAGACCGGAATGA
- the sucC gene encoding ADP-forming succinate--CoA ligase subunit beta: MNIHEYQGKEVLKKYGVAVPNGKVAYTVEEAVEAAESLSTPVVVVKAQIHAGGRGKAGGVKVAKNIDEVRTYATEILGKTLVTHQTGPEGKVVKRLLIEEGCQIVKEYYIGIVVDRGTGRVVMMASEEGGTEIEEVAATHPEKIFKEIIDPAVGLQTFQARKLAYSISIPNELVGKTVKFMQALYLAFVDKDCSIAEINPLVVTADGNVMALDAKLNFDPNALFRHKDIQELRDLDEEDLKEIEASKYDLSYIALDGNIGCMVNGAGLAMATMDIIKYYGGEPANFLDVGGGATTEKVTEAFKIILSDEKVNGIFVNIFGGIMRCDVIANGVVEAASQLGLTKPLVVRLEGTNVGLGKQILAGSGLNIVAADSMADGARKIVSLVQ, translated from the coding sequence ATGAATATCCACGAGTATCAGGGAAAAGAAGTGCTTAAGAAGTACGGTGTGGCCGTACCGAATGGAAAAGTAGCTTATACAGTGGAGGAAGCGGTAGAAGCCGCAGAGTCACTGAGTACACCGGTTGTTGTAGTCAAAGCTCAGATTCACGCAGGTGGACGCGGTAAAGCTGGAGGTGTAAAGGTTGCTAAGAATATCGATGAAGTGCGTACTTACGCAACCGAGATTCTCGGCAAGACTTTAGTTACTCACCAGACTGGTCCGGAGGGTAAGGTAGTAAAACGGCTTCTCATTGAAGAGGGCTGTCAAATTGTTAAAGAGTATTACATCGGTATCGTTGTTGATAGAGGAACTGGTCGAGTGGTCATGATGGCTTCAGAAGAAGGTGGCACTGAGATTGAAGAGGTTGCAGCTACACATCCGGAGAAGATTTTTAAAGAAATCATTGATCCGGCAGTAGGTTTGCAGACTTTCCAAGCTCGTAAGCTAGCTTACAGCATCTCTATTCCTAATGAACTGGTAGGCAAGACTGTGAAATTCATGCAAGCGCTATATCTAGCTTTTGTGGATAAAGATTGCTCTATTGCCGAAATTAACCCATTGGTAGTTACAGCGGATGGTAATGTGATGGCTCTAGATGCTAAGTTGAATTTTGACCCCAATGCTTTGTTTCGCCACAAGGATATTCAAGAGCTTCGGGATCTAGATGAAGAAGATTTGAAAGAAATCGAAGCCTCTAAGTATGACCTGAGCTATATTGCGCTTGATGGCAATATTGGTTGTATGGTGAACGGTGCAGGCCTAGCGATGGCAACGATGGATATAATTAAATATTACGGAGGCGAACCCGCCAACTTCCTTGATGTAGGGGGCGGTGCAACTACCGAGAAAGTTACAGAAGCCTTTAAAATCATTCTATCGGATGAAAAGGTAAATGGAATTTTCGTTAACATTTTCGGCGGTATTATGCGTTGTGACGTTATTGCTAACGGTGTTGTGGAAGCGGCAAGTCAATTGGGATTGACTAAACCGCTTGTTGTACGTCTTGAAGGAACAAATGTTGGATTGGGTAAGCAAATCTTGGCTGGATCGGGACTTAACATTGTAGCTGCTGATTCTATGGCGGACGGTGCCCGTAAGATTGTATCTCTTGTGCAATAA
- a CDS encoding phosphoesterase, producing the protein MANVFFTSDHHFGHKLIIDFESRPFIDVEQMNEAMIENWNSVVSPDDKVFHLGDFSFLNKEATHAIVERLHGYKILILGNHDRGRSRGWWLETGFDEVSEYPLIYKDFFFLSHEPMYMNKHMPYVNVHGHIHGQKYEGNNYFNICVEHWNYKPLTFEQIRDSVVVSEEG; encoded by the coding sequence ATGGCTAACGTTTTTTTTACATCCGACCATCATTTTGGACATAAGTTGATTATTGATTTTGAATCCAGGCCCTTTATAGATGTGGAGCAAATGAATGAAGCCATGATTGAGAATTGGAATTCGGTAGTGAGTCCGGACGATAAAGTGTTTCATTTGGGTGACTTTTCGTTTCTTAACAAGGAAGCAACACATGCTATTGTGGAGAGGCTGCATGGATATAAGATACTAATTCTCGGAAATCATGATCGTGGCCGCAGTCGGGGGTGGTGGCTTGAAACAGGTTTTGACGAGGTTAGTGAATATCCACTTATTTATAAGGATTTCTTTTTCCTCTCCCATGAGCCGATGTATATGAATAAACATATGCCTTACGTAAACGTGCATGGTCATATCCATGGACAAAAATATGAAGGAAACAATTATTTTAACATTTGTGTGGAGCACTGGAACTATAAACCTTTGACCTTTGAACAGATTAGGGATTCAGTTGTAGTCAGTGAAGAGGGTTGA
- a CDS encoding YraN family protein yields the protein MKEPYTKERYNRKQKGTAAEEGAVQYLSTCGYMILERNWRCRTGELDIIAENEGCIIFIEVRSRSGELFQGTPEESVNARKIHQVRNTAQVYMHMKGYDDRRVSFDVISILLNDDLSIASLGHIREAF from the coding sequence ATGAAAGAGCCATACACAAAGGAGCGCTACAACCGCAAACAGAAGGGAACCGCTGCTGAAGAAGGAGCTGTGCAATACCTATCTACTTGTGGGTACATGATCTTGGAACGGAATTGGCGTTGTCGAACTGGAGAGCTTGATATCATTGCCGAGAATGAAGGCTGTATTATTTTTATTGAAGTTCGCAGTCGTAGTGGAGAGCTGTTTCAGGGGACTCCGGAGGAATCGGTGAATGCCCGAAAAATACATCAAGTGCGAAATACAGCACAGGTTTATATGCATATGAAAGGTTATGATGATCGAAGAGTTTCTTTTGACGTAATCAGCATTTTGCTGAATGATGATTTAAGCATAGCTTCTCTGGGGCATATACGTGAGGCTTTTTAA
- a CDS encoding YifB family Mg chelatase-like AAA ATPase, protein MYGKMHSACLYGIEGVMIGVEIDLANGLPQTNIIGLPDSAIREAVERVRAAVKNCGYRYPQQRITINLAPADLRKEGSAFDLAIALGILITSGQLIMPSANEVLFIGELALDGSLRPVSGVLPMVEAARKNGFKAVLLPEGNAAEAALISGINVYAIDHLRALPNSGEPQSNTALGIKEEGEKMLQEGGVSAEVPSLSSLPFPVSVSRGMDANERPPVLALSLEHLKYTPVYSTSEASSFVLNEMLDDYSDVLGQQHVKRALTIAAAGMHNILLIGPPGTGKTMLIKRLPSILPQLSESEALDVTKIFSAAGNLKDAHNGLLRSRPFRSPHHTISAAGLIGGGGIPKPGEVSLAHRGILFLDELPEFSRNVLEVLRQPLEDGVVTISRARASFTYPAKFMLAGSMNPCSCGFFSSGISQQNCTCSPARIAQYRAKISGPLLDRIDLQVEVPRPKEWDRQGHVLSSAEMRMKVMAAQAIQDKRYKCLPISWNSELSGASLRRYASLSREGSQLLHDILENLGLSMRAHDRIIKLSRTIADLEGAQDITTAHLAEAVQYRILDRQAMVEELS, encoded by the coding sequence ATGTATGGAAAAATGCATAGTGCGTGTTTGTATGGAATTGAAGGGGTGATGATTGGTGTTGAAATTGATCTTGCGAATGGATTGCCTCAGACGAATATCATTGGCCTACCGGATTCAGCGATTCGTGAGGCAGTAGAACGAGTAAGAGCTGCCGTTAAAAATTGCGGATACCGCTATCCGCAGCAGCGCATTACGATAAATCTAGCACCAGCCGACTTACGAAAAGAAGGCTCTGCCTTTGATCTTGCGATTGCTCTTGGGATACTGATAACTAGTGGTCAACTGATTATGCCCTCTGCCAATGAGGTGCTCTTCATTGGAGAGCTTGCGCTGGATGGCAGTCTGCGGCCAGTATCGGGAGTGCTTCCAATGGTGGAAGCAGCGCGAAAGAATGGATTTAAGGCTGTACTGCTTCCGGAAGGCAATGCAGCTGAGGCAGCTTTGATCAGTGGCATAAATGTATACGCAATCGATCATTTGCGCGCATTACCGAATTCGGGAGAACCACAGTCCAATACAGCTTTGGGTATAAAAGAGGAAGGTGAAAAGATGCTACAGGAAGGGGGAGTTTCTGCTGAAGTACCTTCTTTATCATCACTTCCTTTTCCTGTATCTGTAAGCAGGGGGATGGATGCAAATGAACGACCTCCGGTTCTCGCGCTTTCTTTGGAACATCTTAAATATACCCCAGTTTACAGTACTTCTGAGGCATCCTCATTCGTTTTGAACGAGATGTTGGATGATTACAGTGACGTGTTGGGTCAACAACATGTAAAAAGAGCCTTAACCATTGCGGCAGCGGGCATGCATAATATCTTGCTCATCGGACCGCCCGGTACAGGTAAGACGATGCTGATTAAGCGCCTCCCGAGCATCCTTCCACAGTTGTCAGAGAGTGAGGCGCTTGACGTAACCAAAATTTTTAGTGCAGCAGGAAATTTAAAAGATGCTCATAACGGCTTGCTGCGAAGCCGTCCTTTTCGCTCCCCACATCATACGATATCGGCCGCAGGACTTATTGGAGGTGGAGGAATTCCAAAACCGGGCGAAGTTAGTCTTGCTCATCGAGGCATTCTCTTTCTAGATGAGTTACCCGAGTTCTCTCGGAATGTGCTCGAAGTGTTGCGCCAGCCACTCGAAGATGGGGTTGTTACCATAAGCCGCGCACGGGCATCCTTTACTTATCCTGCCAAGTTCATGCTCGCGGGTTCGATGAATCCATGTAGTTGCGGTTTTTTTTCAAGCGGTATTTCCCAGCAAAATTGTACTTGTAGTCCTGCTAGAATTGCACAATACCGAGCTAAGATATCAGGACCCTTATTGGACCGTATCGATTTACAGGTGGAGGTTCCTCGCCCAAAAGAATGGGATCGACAGGGACATGTTCTATCCTCGGCAGAAATGCGCATGAAGGTAATGGCGGCACAGGCGATACAAGACAAACGCTATAAATGCTTACCGATTTCTTGGAATAGTGAACTTTCCGGTGCTTCTCTCCGGCGATATGCAAGTCTCAGCAGGGAGGGTTCTCAATTGTTGCATGATATTCTGGAAAATTTAGGTCTAAGCATGCGAGCGCATGATCGAATTATTAAGCTATCCCGTACGATAGCTGATCTGGAGGGTGCACAGGATATTACTACCGCCCATCTTGCGGAGGCTGTGCAGTACCGTATTTTAGACCGACAGGCGATGGTAGAGGAATTATCATAA
- the topA gene encoding type I DNA topoisomerase, translated as MADALVIVESPAKAKTIGKYLGSKYIVKASMGHIRDLPKSQTGVEVENNFNPKYITIRGKGSILKELKDASKKVKKVYLAADPDREGEAIAWHLAHALNLDQTQECRVVFNEITKQAVKDAFKTPRKINMDLVNAQQARRILDRLVGYKISPLLWKKVKKGLSAGRVQSVAVKIIMDRENEISAFVPTEYWSITAKLGIRDSVFEAKFHKLNGVKKELNQESDVQEVLEAIKNAAFKVSNVKEKERQRHPSAPFTTSSLQQEAARKLGFRAAKTMSVAQQLYEGVELGKEGTVGLITYMRTDSTRLSVTAQDEAKELITAKYGEKFLPEAPRQYSKKAAGAQEAHEAIRPTSALREPEMVKEFLSRDQFRLYKLVWERFVSSQMASALLDTLSVDIDAGTATFRAVGSKVSFPGFMKVYVEGNDDGTTDEDKYLPPLQAGDALNKQEIEPKQHFTQPPPRYTEARLVKTLEELGIGRPSTYAPTLETIQKRGYVAIEEKKFMPTELGELVIEQMEQFFPEILNVEFTANMEGDLDHVEEGSEDWVKVLAEFYESFEKRLMFAEEEMKEIEIEDEVSDEICEKCGKPLVYKLGRFGKFLACSGFPDCRNTKPIVKDIGVTCPKCNEGKVVERRSKKGRVFYGCDQYPGCDFVSWDRPSTKPCPSCGAWMIEKRNKQGTKLQCTSCDHTEEVLDNEEELAE; from the coding sequence ATGGCAGATGCATTAGTAATTGTCGAATCGCCAGCAAAAGCGAAGACAATTGGCAAATATTTAGGTAGTAAATATATTGTAAAGGCATCTATGGGACATATTAGGGATTTGCCAAAGAGCCAAACCGGTGTCGAAGTTGAGAATAATTTTAACCCTAAATATATTACTATCCGTGGTAAAGGTTCTATATTGAAGGAATTGAAAGACGCTAGTAAAAAAGTGAAAAAAGTTTATCTCGCAGCTGACCCTGACCGCGAAGGAGAAGCGATCGCCTGGCACTTGGCGCATGCATTAAATTTGGATCAAACACAGGAATGCAGAGTTGTATTTAATGAGATCACTAAACAAGCAGTAAAGGATGCTTTTAAGACGCCACGCAAGATTAACATGGATCTTGTGAATGCGCAGCAGGCAAGACGTATACTGGATCGGCTAGTAGGTTACAAGATTAGTCCCCTATTATGGAAGAAAGTCAAAAAAGGGTTATCCGCTGGACGTGTACAATCCGTTGCTGTAAAGATCATTATGGATCGAGAGAATGAAATCTCCGCTTTTGTACCCACTGAATATTGGAGCATTACGGCTAAGCTAGGGATTCGGGATTCCGTCTTTGAAGCTAAGTTTCATAAGCTGAATGGTGTGAAAAAAGAACTTAATCAAGAAAGCGATGTTCAAGAGGTCCTTGAAGCGATCAAGAACGCAGCTTTCAAGGTGAGTAATGTCAAGGAGAAGGAAAGACAACGGCATCCTTCGGCTCCTTTTACAACAAGCTCCCTTCAACAGGAAGCAGCCCGGAAACTTGGATTTCGTGCGGCTAAGACGATGTCTGTTGCACAGCAACTATACGAAGGTGTGGAACTAGGCAAAGAGGGAACCGTAGGTTTGATCACCTATATGCGTACGGACTCGACGCGTCTATCTGTTACTGCACAGGATGAAGCTAAAGAGCTGATTACTGCAAAGTATGGTGAAAAGTTCTTACCCGAAGCACCTCGCCAGTATTCGAAGAAGGCGGCTGGAGCACAAGAAGCGCATGAAGCGATTCGACCAACCTCAGCACTACGTGAACCAGAAATGGTCAAAGAGTTCTTGAGCCGGGATCAATTCCGTCTCTACAAGCTGGTATGGGAGCGGTTCGTTTCAAGTCAAATGGCTTCTGCCTTGCTGGATACGCTCTCGGTGGATATAGATGCAGGTACCGCCACATTCAGAGCTGTTGGTTCGAAGGTTTCATTCCCCGGGTTCATGAAGGTTTACGTAGAAGGCAACGATGATGGAACTACAGATGAAGATAAGTATTTACCACCTCTTCAAGCGGGAGATGCCTTAAATAAGCAAGAAATCGAGCCCAAGCAGCACTTTACACAGCCGCCACCGCGATATACGGAAGCGAGATTAGTAAAGACTCTTGAGGAACTGGGAATAGGGCGTCCAAGTACGTATGCACCAACTCTAGAAACGATTCAGAAGCGTGGCTATGTGGCTATTGAAGAGAAGAAATTCATGCCTACTGAGCTTGGAGAGTTAGTCATAGAGCAGATGGAACAATTTTTCCCTGAAATATTAAACGTAGAGTTTACGGCTAACATGGAAGGGGATCTTGACCATGTGGAGGAAGGTTCAGAAGATTGGGTGAAGGTTCTTGCCGAATTTTACGAGTCTTTTGAGAAACGTTTAATGTTTGCCGAAGAAGAAATGAAAGAAATTGAGATTGAAGATGAAGTCTCCGATGAGATCTGCGAGAAATGTGGTAAACCACTTGTATATAAGCTAGGACGTTTCGGGAAATTTCTAGCATGCTCTGGCTTTCCGGATTGCCGGAATACGAAGCCTATCGTAAAAGATATTGGAGTAACTTGTCCTAAGTGTAATGAAGGTAAAGTTGTGGAGCGGCGCAGCAAAAAAGGTCGTGTCTTCTATGGTTGCGATCAGTACCCTGGCTGTGATTTCGTCTCTTGGGATAGACCATCCACTAAGCCATGTCCTTCATGCGGGGCTTGGATGATTGAGAAACGCAATAAACAAGGCACGAAGCTGCAATGTACGTCTTGTGACCATACAGAGGAAGTTCTAGACAACGAAGAAGAGTTAGCAGAATAA
- the dprA gene encoding DNA-processing protein DprA has translation MEVRDLLFGFNEVEGIGWKSIDKIRRAGLLSEKAILCSAEDWEKVGLTEKMSIHLASIYTLEWIAKRRLLMEESDVMMVTVFDADYPNLLKETAQPPWILYYRGRLELLSTPSVAMVGTRVPTAYGRKVGEILAKELSAAGLTVVSGLARGIDSVCHEAALRSGGGTIAVVATGLDRVYPPENRELERLISRDGLVLTEYPLGTKSHPGLFPQRNRIIAGLTYGTVVVEADSRSGSLITADAALESGRDVFAVPGPITSPKSRGALDLIKQGAKLVTSAIDILEEYTSYLPTNLPKPGDSGSPKQVVDDMLIEKKLTNEESHLYHILHQGPFILDDLLERTGWDFGHLHSVLLSLIIKKAVAQLPGAIYKVI, from the coding sequence ATGGAAGTACGGGATCTACTTTTCGGTTTTAATGAAGTGGAAGGTATTGGCTGGAAAAGTATCGACAAGATTCGCAGAGCAGGGCTTTTGTCGGAAAAAGCAATTTTGTGTAGCGCGGAGGACTGGGAAAAGGTTGGATTGACTGAGAAAATGTCGATTCATCTTGCTTCCATATATACGTTGGAGTGGATTGCTAAGCGTCGTTTACTAATGGAAGAAAGTGATGTGATGATGGTTACGGTGTTTGATGCAGACTATCCCAATTTATTAAAGGAGACGGCTCAGCCACCATGGATCCTTTATTATCGTGGGCGTTTGGAACTGTTGTCGACACCCAGTGTGGCGATGGTCGGCACTCGTGTGCCAACAGCTTATGGACGGAAGGTAGGGGAGATCCTTGCGAAAGAGCTTAGTGCAGCGGGTCTAACGGTAGTTAGCGGACTAGCAAGGGGGATTGATAGCGTGTGTCATGAAGCTGCGCTAAGAAGCGGTGGAGGCACTATAGCGGTAGTAGCGACAGGACTTGATCGAGTCTACCCACCCGAGAATAGGGAACTTGAGCGATTGATTTCCCGTGATGGACTAGTGCTCACAGAGTATCCCCTCGGAACAAAAAGTCATCCAGGGTTATTTCCGCAGCGCAATCGTATTATTGCTGGTCTCACATATGGGACAGTGGTCGTGGAGGCTGATAGCCGCAGTGGATCACTAATTACAGCGGACGCTGCCTTGGAGTCTGGACGGGATGTCTTTGCTGTTCCTGGGCCTATTACATCTCCTAAAAGTAGAGGTGCTCTTGACCTGATCAAACAGGGAGCAAAGTTGGTTACCAGTGCAATAGATATTTTAGAAGAATATACTTCTTATCTCCCAACAAACCTCCCAAAACCGGGTGATAGTGGCTCCCCTAAACAGGTAGTTGACGACATGTTAATTGAAAAGAAATTGACAAATGAGGAGTCTCACCTATACCATATACTGCATCAAGGACCCTTTATTTTGGATGATCTGCTTGAGAGGACAGGATGGGATTTTGGACATTTGCATTCAGTTCTGTTATCTTTAATCATAAAAAAAGCGGTAGCACAATTACCAGGAGCTATTTATAAGGTAATTTAA
- a CDS encoding MarR family transcriptional regulator yields MKMNEEDMQKITTTPELLIENQLCFTIYACSREITKLYQPYLDKIGLTYSQYLVMLVLWERQQCTVKEIGEALFLDSGTLTPLLKRLQAAGLIVRERSTQDERKVLISLTEQGWALQSNAACIPGKMMEETTMSSDETVELLEQFKSLLNRVHEANTQDSKK; encoded by the coding sequence ATGAAAATGAATGAAGAAGATATGCAAAAGATAACCACAACTCCAGAGTTGCTGATTGAGAATCAACTCTGTTTCACCATTTATGCTTGCTCTCGTGAGATCACTAAGCTGTATCAACCCTATTTGGATAAGATCGGTTTAACATACTCGCAATATCTAGTAATGCTTGTGTTATGGGAACGGCAGCAATGTACTGTTAAAGAAATAGGTGAGGCGCTATTTTTGGATTCGGGAACACTGACTCCTCTATTGAAACGCTTGCAAGCTGCAGGGTTGATTGTGCGTGAACGTTCGACTCAGGATGAGCGAAAAGTTTTAATTTCACTAACTGAACAGGGCTGGGCACTTCAAAGCAATGCGGCTTGTATTCCTGGTAAAATGATGGAAGAAACGACTATGTCTAGCGATGAGACTGTAGAGCTGCTGGAGCAGTTCAAAAGCTTGCTGAACCGTGTTCATGAGGCGAACACTCAAGATAGTAAAAAGTAA